From the Thermococcus sp. 18S1 genome, one window contains:
- a CDS encoding Gar1/Naf1 family protein, with the protein MKRLGKVSHYAKQGFLVLRTDWVPSLNDPVVDKKLTVVGVVKDVFGPVKRPYVAVKPRVKNPESYIGALLYVDSSRKKSGPGRKARSGKKRSKGGKARRPAPRKRG; encoded by the coding sequence ATGAAGCGCCTGGGTAAAGTTTCTCACTATGCAAAGCAGGGGTTCCTGGTTCTCAGGACTGACTGGGTTCCTTCACTCAACGACCCGGTGGTTGACAAAAAGCTCACCGTGGTCGGGGTAGTGAAGGATGTTTTCGGGCCGGTTAAGAGGCCCTACGTGGCCGTCAAGCCGCGAGTCAAGAATCCCGAGAGCTACATCGGTGCGCTGTTGTACGTTGATTCCTCTAGGAAGAAATCCGGGCCAGGTAGAAAAGCCAGGTCCGGGAAGAAGCGTTCCAAGGGCGGAAAGGCAAGACGCCCTGCCCCCAGAAAGAGGGGGTGA
- a CDS encoding carbohydrate kinase, with translation MRCLIVGHLVRDIIVKGSGIEHRMGGGAYYSAMALSRFCTVEILTSVGEDFPESWLRELEEKGIVLHTIPAESSTSYRLHYLDGNTRELSLLSVAERITDMPRGSYDIIILNPVAGEITPETVALAKRRSNFVVADVQGFIRSPNPGRLKLTGVDGGIFNGLKVLHADVSEVRLVRNLDPDKIEVLLISRGADMGQAYLWGRKYTYTPVRVAVEESTGAGDVFLASFAMFYHDCPFIQALKRASAFTALFLQHRSFDFPMDEVNELARRVTVERLNDINLHE, from the coding sequence ATGAGGTGCCTCATCGTCGGCCATCTCGTGAGGGACATCATCGTCAAGGGTTCTGGAATTGAACACCGCATGGGAGGCGGGGCATACTATTCCGCGATGGCCCTGTCCAGATTCTGCACGGTTGAGATCCTGACCAGCGTTGGTGAGGATTTTCCAGAAAGCTGGCTCAGAGAACTTGAAGAAAAAGGCATAGTGCTCCACACGATACCCGCTGAGAGTAGCACCTCCTACCGGCTCCATTATCTCGACGGGAACACAAGGGAACTCAGCCTCCTCTCCGTCGCGGAGAGAATAACCGACATGCCACGCGGGAGCTACGATATAATCATCCTTAACCCCGTTGCAGGCGAGATTACACCTGAAACCGTTGCACTCGCCAAAAGGAGGAGCAACTTCGTTGTCGCAGACGTCCAGGGGTTCATCAGGTCGCCCAATCCCGGAAGACTTAAGCTGACGGGGGTAGACGGCGGCATCTTTAACGGACTGAAGGTTCTTCACGCCGACGTCTCCGAGGTCCGGCTCGTAAGAAACCTCGATCCCGACAAAATAGAAGTGCTTCTAATCTCCCGGGGTGCCGATATGGGGCAGGCATACCTCTGGGGACGGAAATACACCTACACTCCAGTTAGGGTGGCGGTGGAGGAATCCACCGGCGCGGGCGACGTTTTTCTGGCATCGTTTGCCATGTTCTATCACGACTGTCCCTTCATTCAAGCACTCAAGAGGGCCAGCGCTTTCACGGCCCTTTTTCTCCAGCACAGAAGCTTCGACTTCCCAATGGACGAAGTGAACGAGCTGGCGAGGAGAGTCACGGTCGAGAGGCTTAACGATATAAATCTCCATGAATAA
- a CDS encoding transcription initiation factor IIB, protein MADKNVCPVCGSDKLFYDPRRGEIVCSVCGYVVQQNVVDEGPEWRAFDPDQRAKRARTGAPMTLMIHDKGLSTDIDWRDKDIHGNQITGMYRTKMRRLRMWQRRMRINDAAERNLAFALSELDRMAAQMRLPRRVKEVAASLYRKAVMKKLIRGRSIEGMVSAALYAACRMESIPRTLDEIAAVSKVTKKEIGRSYRFLARGLNLNLRPTSPIEYVDRFGDALNVSARTKKRAKEILREAIKRGITSGKGPTGLAAAALYVASLLEGEKKTQREVAEVAHVTEVTVRNRYKELVEKLNINVPI, encoded by the coding sequence TTGGCTGATAAGAATGTATGTCCGGTTTGCGGCTCCGATAAGCTGTTTTATGACCCAAGGAGAGGCGAAATTGTCTGTTCTGTCTGTGGTTACGTTGTTCAGCAGAATGTCGTCGATGAGGGTCCTGAGTGGCGCGCCTTCGATCCCGACCAGAGGGCTAAGCGCGCCAGGACCGGTGCTCCGATGACGTTGATGATACACGATAAAGGCCTCTCCACAGACATAGACTGGCGCGACAAGGACATACACGGCAACCAGATAACCGGAATGTACCGGACCAAGATGCGCCGCCTGAGGATGTGGCAGCGCAGGATGCGCATAAACGACGCGGCTGAGCGTAACCTCGCGTTCGCCCTGAGCGAGCTGGACAGAATGGCCGCCCAGATGCGCCTCCCGAGGCGCGTCAAGGAGGTCGCGGCCTCGCTCTACAGAAAGGCCGTCATGAAGAAGCTCATCCGCGGGCGCTCGATTGAGGGGATGGTCTCCGCGGCGCTCTACGCGGCGTGCAGGATGGAGAGCATTCCCAGGACTCTCGATGAGATAGCGGCCGTTTCGAAGGTCACGAAGAAGGAGATAGGAAGGAGTTACCGCTTCCTTGCCCGCGGTCTCAACCTCAACCTCCGCCCGACCAGCCCGATTGAGTACGTTGACCGCTTCGGCGACGCTCTGAACGTGAGTGCCCGGACGAAGAAGAGGGCCAAGGAGATACTCCGGGAGGCCATAAAGCGAGGCATAACCAGCGGCAAGGGCCCCACCGGACTTGCGGCGGCTGCCCTGTACGTTGCCTCCCTCCTCGAGGGTGAGAAGAAGACCCAGCGCGAGGTGGCGGAGGTAGCGCACGTAACCGAGGTCACCGTTAGGAACCGCTACAAGGAACTGGTGGAGAAGCTCAACATAAACGTCCCGATATGA